A single region of the Raphanus sativus cultivar WK10039 chromosome 1, ASM80110v3, whole genome shotgun sequence genome encodes:
- the LOC108862749 gene encoding DNA polymerase epsilon catalytic subunit A isoform X2, which produces MSGDNRRWDRKDSRRSNTQKVVKTAEDELESKLGFGLFSEGETRLGWLLTFASSSWEDPDTGKTYSCVDLYFVTQDGFYFKTKYKFRPYFYAATKDKMELEVEAYLRRRYERQVADIEIVEKEDLDLKNHLSGLRKKYLKVSFDTVQQLMEVKRDLSHVVERNQAKFDALEAYESILAGKREQRLQDCLDSLVDLREYDVPYHVRFAVDKDVRSGQWYNVSISSTDVTLEKRTDILQRAEVRVCAFDIETTKLELKFPDAEYDQIMMISYMVDGQGFLIVNRECVGEDIEDLEYTPKPEFEGYFKVTNVSNEVELLRKWFSHMQEVKPGIYVTYNGDFFDWPFIERRAAHHEIKMNEELGFRCDQNQGECRAKFVCHLDCFAWVKRDSYLPQGSHGLKAVTKAKLGYDPLEVNPEDMVQFAMEKPQTMASYSVSDAVATYYLYMTYVHPFIFSLATIIPMVPDEVLRKGSGTLCEMLLMVEAYKANVVCPNKNQADPEKFYQSHLLESETYIGGHVECLESGVFRSDIPTSFKLDTSAYQQLIDNLDRDLEYAITVEGKMRMDSVSNYDEVKEKIKEKLEKLRDCPIREEGPLIYHLDVAAMYPNIILTNRLQPPSIVTNEICTACDFNRPGKTCLRKLEWVWRGVTFMAKKSDYYHLKKQIESEFVDAGANIQSSKSFLDLPKVEQQSKLKERLKKYCQKAYRRVLDKPITEVREAGICMRENPFYVDTVRSFRDRRYEYKTLNKVWKGKLSEAKASGNSIKIQEAQDMVVVYDSLQLAHKCILNSFYGYVMRKGARWYSMEMAGVVTYTGAKIIQNARLLIERIGRPLELDTDGIWCCLPGSFPENFTFKTIDMKKLTISYPCVMLNVDVAKNNTNDQYQTLVDPVRKTYESHSECSIEFEVDGPYKAMIIPASKEEGILLKKRYAVFNHDGTLAELKGFEIKRRGELKLIKVFQAELFDKFLHGSTLEECYSAVAAVANRWLDLLDNQGKDIADSELLDYISESSTMSKSLADYGEQKSCAVTTAKRLADFLGDTMVKDKGLRCQYIVACEPKGSPVSERAVPVAIFTLSKTEPERMKFYLGKWCKQRLSSDHKVDIRLIIDWSYYKQRLNSAIQKVITIPAAMQKVANPVPRVLHPDWLHKKVREKDDKFRQRKLADMFSSANIDGVFDKNHSVAQDDVNDIEDFCKENKPGVKEPKPIARSYEVNKEQVGREQQESKDPKCDDDISFENIDKNVDYQGWLEVRKRKWKGIMEKKKKRRLGDQRSLKQIDAHEIKKKVSQVRRGVGSFFRRPEEALTSSHWQIIQLVPSPQSGQFFAWVVVEGLMLKIPLTIPRVFYINSKAPIDGKFPGKCVNKILPHGRPCYNMIEVEIQEEQFRKESKKLAALLADPEIEGIYETKVPLEFSAICQIGCVCKIDNTAKHRNTQDGWKVGELHMKTTTECRYLERSIPLLYLYNSTSTLRAIYVLYCHASKLMSAVVVNPYGDKELLPSALERQFRDGCQELSLESLSWDGIVFQVDYVDHAEAAEKIIQKAISEYREENSGPTVAVIECPDFNSIKESIKALDDFPCVRIPFNGDDNSYQPVSWQRPAAKLAVFRCAAAFQWLDRRISQSRYAHVPLGNFGLDWLTFTIDIFLSRALRDQQQVLWVSDNGVPDLGGLSNEETFFADEVQQTSLVYPGAYRKVSVELKIHHLAVNALLKSNLVSEMEGGDFLGFEQDGNSRGSSSNVNASFDETTGCAPAFRVLKQLIHSCLTDVCKSRNIYADSILQRLSWWLCSPCSKLHDPALHLMLHKYACYRLEFPMQPKYLDMPITLTFYLLINF; this is translated from the exons ATGAGCGGAGATAATCGAAGATGGGATCGAAAGGACTCGCGGAGATCGAACACGCAGAAGGTCGTAAAAACGGCGGAAGATGAACTCGAATCTAAACTCGGATTTGGGCTTTTCTCCGAAGGTGAAACGCGCCTCGGGTGGCTACTCACATTCGCATCA TCATCTTGGGAAGATCCTGATACTGGGAAAACTTATAGCTGTGTGGACCTTTACTTCGTTACTCAG GACGGGTTTTATTTCAAGACAAAATACAAGTTCCGCCCTTACTTCTATGCAGCGACGAAA GATAAAATGGAATTGGAAGTTGAAGCCTACTTAAGACGCCGATATGAAAGACAAGTTGCTGATATTGAGATTGTTGAAAAAGAGGATCTTGATCTT AAAAATCATCTATCTGGCCTGCGAAAGAAAtacctaaaagtatcatttgATACTGTGCAACAATTAATGGAAGTCAAGAGGGATCTATCGCATGTTGTCGAACGAAACCAGGCAAAATTTGACGCACTTGAAGCATACGAATCCATTTTGGCTGGAAAACG AGAACAACGTCTTCAAGATTGCTTAGACTCTTTAGTGGACCTCCGCGAGTACGATGTTCCTTATCATGTTCGATTTGCAGTTGATAAAG ATGTGCGGAGTGGGCAATGGTACAATGTCAGTATTTCCAGCACTGATGTCACACTAGAGAAGAGGACAGATATTCTCCAGCGCGCAGAAGTCCGTGTTTGTGCATTCGATATAGAGACAACAAAGCTTGAGTTGAAGTTTCCGGATGCTGAATATGATCAAATTATGATGATATCTTACATGGTCGATGGGCAAGGTTTTCTAATTGTTAACAGAGAG TGTGTTGGCGAAGACATAGAAGATCTGGAGTATACACCCAAACCAGAGTTTGAAGGATATTTCAAAGTCACTAACGTTAGCAACGAG GTTGAACTCCTTCGAAAATGGTTTTCCCATATGCAAGAGGTTAAACCCGGTATTTATGTTACATATAACGGCGACTTTTTCGACTGGCCATTTATAGAACGGAGAGCAGCCCATCATGAGATCAAAATGAATGAG GAGTTGGGATTCCGTTGTGATCAGAATCAAGGTGAATGTCGAGCTAAATTCGTTTGCCATTTAGATTGTTTTGCTTGGGTGAAACGAGATAGCTATCTTCCTCAGGGAAGCCATGGTCTGAAG GCTGTTACAAAGGCTAAACTGGGGTATGATCCACTGGAAGTGAACCCAGAAGACATGGTTCAGTTTGCCATGGAAAAACCACAG ACAATGGCCTCCTATTCGGTCTCTGATGCTGTTGCAACTTATTACCTATACATGACATATGTTCATCCGTTCATTTTCTCTCTCGCAACTATCATTCCAATGGTCCCTGATGAGGTCTTACGTAAAGGAAGTGGAACCCTTTGTGAAATGCTTCTGATGGTCGAG GCGTATAAGGCAAATGTTGTATGTCCCAATAAAAACCAAGCTGACCCTGAGAAGTTCTACCAAAGTCACCTTCTTGAAAGTGAGACATATATTGGGGGCCATGTAGAGTGCCTCGAAAGTGGTGTTTTCCGTTCTGACATTCCAACCAGTTTTAAGCTAGACACATCAGCATACCAG CAACTGATCGATAACCTTGACCGGGATCTGGAGTATGCTATCACTGTAGAAGGGAAAATGAGAATGGATTCCGTTTCCAACTATGATGAAGTGAAGGAAAAAATCAAGGAAAAG CTGGAGAAGTTACGAGATTGCCCTATACGTGAAGAGGGACCTCTTATTTATCACCTTGATGTTGCAGCGATGTATCCAAATATCATCTTAACAAATAGGCTTCAG CCACCATCAATAGTTACGAATGAAATTTGCACCGCATGTGATTTCAACCGCCCGGGAAAAACGTGTCTTCGAAAACTTGAATGGGTTTGGCGTGGGGTGACATTCATGGCAAAGAAAAG TGATTATTACCATTTGAAGAAGCAGATTGAGTCCGAATTTGTTGATGCTGGTGCAAATATTCAGTCTTCAAAATCATTCCTTGATCTACCAAAGGTGGAACAACAATCTAAACTAAAAGAAAGACtgaaaaaatattgtcaaaag GCATATCGACGAGTACTTGACAAGCCAATCACTGAAGTTCGTGAGGCTGGGATATGCATGAGAGAAAACCCGTTTTATGTAGACACTGTTCGAAG CTTTCGAGATAGGAGATATGAATACAAAACACTTAACAAGGTCTGGAAGGGAAAGTTGTCAGAGGCCAAGGCAAGTGGCAATTCAATCAAGATCCAGGAAGCACAG GACATGGTAGTGGTTTACGATTCCTTGCAGCTAGCTCATAAGTGTATTCTTAATTCCTTCTATGGATATGTCATGCGAAA GGGTGCAAGATGGTACTCTATGGAAATGGCTGGTGTAGTTACCTATACTGGAGCCAAAATCATCCAGAATGCCCGTTTGCTTATTGAGCGTATTGGGAGACCACTTGAGCTGGATACAGATGGTATATGGTGTTGTCTTCCTGGATCTTTTCCTGAGAACTTTACTTTTAAGACAAT AGACATGAAGAAATTAACGATCTCTTATCCGTGTGTAATGCTTAATGTTGACGTGgctaaaaataatacaaatgatCAATATCAG ACTCTTGTAGATCCTGTACGCAAGACGTATGAGTCGCATAGTGAATGCTCCATTGAATTCGAAGTGGATGGACCGTACAAG GCAATGATAATTCCGGCATCGAAAGAAGAAGGAATCTTACTTAAGAAGCGGTATGCTGTTTTCAATCATGACGGAACCTTAGCAGAACTCAAGGGATTTGAGATCAAGCGTCGAGGGGAGCTGAAGCTCATTAAAGTTTTCCAG GCCGAACTTTTTGACAAATTTCTCCATGGGTCAACTCTTGAAGAGTGTTATTCTGCTGTTGCAGCCGTTGCAAATCGGTGGCTTGACCTGCTCGAT AATCAAGGAAAAGATATTGCCGACAGTGAACTACTAGATTATATATCAGAATCAAGCACCATGAGCAAATCCTTAGCAGATTATGGTGAGCAAAAGTCATGTGCAGTGACCACAGCAAAACGCCTGGCTGATTTTCTTGGTGATACAATGGTCAAAGATAAAGGACTGCGTTGCCAATACATTGTTGCTTGTGAACCAAAG GGTTCACCTGTAAGTGAACGTGCTGTCCCTGTTGCCATATTTACCTTATCTAAGACGGAACCTG AAAGAATGAAATTTTATCTGGGAAAATGGTGCAAGCAGCGCCTTAGTTCAGACCATAAAGTTGATATTCGTTTAATTATTGACTGGTCGTATTACAAGCAGCGTCTTAATTCAGCTATCCAAAAAGTTATCACCATTCCCGCTGCAATGCAGAAG GTGGCAAATCCCGTGCCTAGGGTGCTTCATCCTGATTGGCTTCATAAAAAAGTCCGTGAGAAAGATGATAAATTTCGCCAGAGAAAACTAGCTGATATGTTCAGCTCAGCAAACATAGATGGCGTGTTTGACAAAAATCATTCGGTGGCTCAAGATGATGTGAACGATATTGAGGATTTTTGCAAAGAAAACAAGCCTGGCGTAAAGGAGCCAAAGCCAATTGCACGTTCTTATGAAGTTAATAAAGAACAGGTTGGACGTGAGCAGCAAGAGAGCAAGGATCCAAAGTGCGATGACGATATTTCATTTGAGAACATTGACAAGAACGTGGATTACCAAGGTTGGCTTgaagtgagaaaaagaaaatggaaaggaattatggagaagaagaagaaacgaaG GTTGGGTGATCAACGATCTTTAAAGCAGATTGATGCTCATGAGATAAAGAAAAAAGTCTCACAGGTTAGAAGAGGTGTAGGTTCATTCTTTAGGAGGCCTGAAGAAGCTTTGACTAGCTCACATTGGCAG ATAATACAGCTGGTCCCAAGTCCACAGAGTGGACAATTTTTCGCTTGGGTGGTTGTGGAAGGATTGATGCTTAAAATACCATTGACGATCCCAAGAGTGTTTTACATTAATTCCAAAGCTCCTATAGATGGAAAATTCCCGGGAAAGTGTGTCAACAAGATTCTTCCTCATGGAAGGCCTTGTTATAATATGATTGAG GTTGAAATTCAGGAAGAACAATTTAGAAAAGAAAGCAAGAAGCTTGCAGCTCTTCTTGCAGACCCTGAAATTGAG GGCATATATGAAACAAAGGTGCCGCTGGAGTTTAGTGCTATATGTCAGATTGGATGTGTATGCAAAATTGATAACACAGCCAAGCACCGTAACACGCAAGATGGATGGAAAGTTGGTGAACTTCATATGAAAACTACAACGGAATGCCGCTACTTGGAGCGATCAATTCCACTTCTTTACTTGTATAACAG CACCTCAACACTACGtgctatatatgttttatattgtCATGCATCGAAGCTTATGTCTGCCGTGGTAGTTAATCCTTATGGCGACAAGGAGTTATTACCATCCGCCCTAGAGAGACAGTTTAGAGATGGTTGCCAAGAATTGTCACTCGAGTCGTTGTCTTGGGATGGTATCGTTTTCCAG GTAGACTATGTTGACCATGCCGAAGCTGCCGAAAAGATTATACAAAAAGCGATAAGTGAATACAG AGAAGAAAATTCTGGACCAACTGTTGCAGTCATTGAATGCCCTGACTTTAATTCCATCAAGGAGAGTATAAAAGCCCTGGATGATTTCCCATGTGTGAGGATTCCCTTCAACGGCGATGACAATAGTTATCAG CCTGTCTCCTGGCAACGTCCGGCAGCAAAATTAGCAGTGTTTCGTTGTGCGGCAGCATTTCAGTGGTTGGATCGGAGGATTTCTCAGTCAAGATATGCCCAT GTGCCTTTGGGGAATTTTGGACTAGATTGGTTAACATTCACAATAGACATTTTCCTGTCCAGGGCACTCCGTGACCAACAGCAG gTTCTTTGGGTGTCAGATAATGGTGTTCCAGACCTTGGTGGTCTAAGCAATGAAGAGACATTCTTTGCTGATGAG GTGCAACAGACAAGTTTGGTATATCCTGGAGCGTATAGAAAAGTTTCTGTGGAATTAAAG ATCCATCACTTGGCTGTTAATGCCCTTCTGAAAAGCAACCTGGTGAGTGAGATGGAAGGAGGTGACTTTTTGGGATTTGAACAGGATGGGAATTCCAGAGGAAGTAGTTCGAATGTTAACGCCAGTTTTGATGAGACCACTGGATGTGCTCCAGCATTTCGAGTCCTGAAACAGTTGATTCACAGTTGCTTGACTGATGTGTGTAAATCACGCAATATATATGCTGATTCCATTTTGCAACGTTTGTCTTGGTGGCTCTGCAG CCCTTGCTCGAAGCTTCATGATCCAGCTCTTCATCTCATGCTTCACAAG TATGCTTGTTATAGGCTGGAATTCCCAATGCAGCCTAAATATCTTGATATGCCTATTACACTCACATTTTATTTGCTTATTAACTTTTAA